The following are from one region of the Candidatus Poribacteria bacterium genome:
- a CDS encoding glutamyl-tRNA reductase — protein sequence MNQLVSIGTSHHVAPIEFRERLAFSEEQLIESHQHLRESDQIQESVILSTCNRVEVYAVLNSVRTAEAAGKVLAEFLSRCHQIDTASLKKWTYLHHNLETIQHLFRVISSLDSMVVGESQILGQVKDAYDTSRSAGSSGPILNRLFTKAFSVGKRIRSETTITTGAVSISYAAVELAKKIFNTLEGKTVAIIGAGEMSELTAKHLIANGVSNVIVANRTYQRAVKVAEKFKGTPLAYDSDLNFLIDADIVISSTNAPDYLIKRQPLVNIMRKRKHRYMFLIDIAVPRDIDPDVSKLDSAFLYNIDDLEAVVASNLQDRQQEAIHAEQIVSEEAKRFYDQLQVFQVNPTIKALHQQFRQIADTELQACFYKTTLSDAQEEAIASMTQAIVKKLLHHPMKNLRGAVNDGDADHGQYIQALQELFVLDVNDENPE from the coding sequence ATGAACCAGCTCGTCTCCATCGGAACCAGCCACCACGTCGCGCCCATTGAATTCAGGGAAAGGTTGGCGTTTTCCGAAGAACAACTCATTGAATCCCATCAGCACCTGCGTGAATCCGATCAGATCCAAGAGTCAGTAATTCTCTCGACCTGCAATCGGGTAGAAGTCTATGCAGTCCTGAATTCAGTGCGGACTGCCGAAGCCGCCGGCAAGGTATTGGCTGAATTCCTCTCCCGATGCCATCAGATTGATACGGCATCACTGAAGAAATGGACGTATCTCCATCATAACTTGGAAACAATCCAGCATCTTTTCAGAGTCATATCGAGTCTGGACTCCATGGTTGTCGGTGAGTCTCAAATACTGGGTCAAGTTAAAGATGCCTACGACACCTCACGTTCAGCAGGCAGCTCGGGGCCTATTCTCAACCGCCTTTTCACGAAAGCCTTCAGCGTTGGCAAACGCATCCGATCCGAAACGACAATCACCACCGGTGCCGTCTCCATCAGTTATGCCGCCGTTGAACTCGCCAAAAAGATTTTCAACACCCTCGAAGGCAAGACCGTCGCGATTATCGGGGCAGGAGAGATGAGCGAACTCACAGCAAAGCATCTCATTGCAAATGGGGTCTCCAACGTGATTGTTGCAAATCGGACATACCAACGGGCGGTAAAAGTTGCGGAGAAGTTTAAGGGAACCCCTCTTGCCTACGACAGCGATCTCAATTTCCTCATTGATGCCGATATTGTCATTAGTTCTACCAACGCTCCCGACTACCTCATCAAGCGACAGCCTCTCGTCAACATTATGCGGAAGCGGAAACACCGATATATGTTCCTCATCGATATCGCTGTCCCACGCGACATCGATCCGGATGTGAGCAAACTCGACTCGGCGTTCCTCTACAATATCGATGATCTGGAAGCCGTTGTCGCCTCTAACCTCCAAGACCGGCAACAGGAAGCCATCCACGCAGAACAGATTGTCTCTGAAGAAGCCAAACGCTTCTACGACCAATTGCAAGTCTTTCAAGTCAATCCTACGATTAAAGCATTGCACCAGCAGTTTCGACAGATAGCCGACACCGAATTGCAAGCGTGTTTCTACAAAACAACACTCTCCGACGCGCAAGAGGAAGCCATCGCCTCCATGACGCAGGCAATCGTCAAAAAGCTGCTCCATCATCCGATGAAGAACCTGCGTGGTGCTGTCAACGACGGCGATGCCGATCACGGGCAATATATTCAAGCACTACAGGAATTGTTCGTTTTGGATGTTAACGATGAGAACCCAGAATAG
- a CDS encoding polyprenyl synthetase family protein, with amino-acid sequence MSNFDQIVELIAEDLSAVEAKLTEDTVSEYTFVDMAVQHVVEGGGKRLRPILVVLSAKVCGYEGSDAHTLAAVVELIHVASLVHDDVLDEAAIRRGRETLQTKWGNKVAVLVGDYLHARVLSMLVSRRADDPAMAILADTTQAMCEGEVIHAYKSGDFDISEAEYLKIISFKTGKLIAASCTLGAHLGNPTETQQIDALTTYGQQIGTAFQIVDDLLDFTEDSDTLGKDAFGDLREGKLTFPIIYARSVCDDDEKQTLEKVLNPGTDETEAIAFVEALFQRYGVETHCLKIAQGYADRAKAALSTLPEIPARSALEHLADYVVSRES; translated from the coding sequence ATGTCCAACTTTGATCAAATCGTTGAATTGATTGCCGAGGATCTCAGTGCCGTTGAGGCGAAACTCACTGAAGATACCGTCAGTGAATATACGTTCGTTGACATGGCAGTTCAACACGTTGTGGAGGGTGGCGGTAAACGCCTCCGCCCGATTCTCGTTGTGCTTTCTGCGAAAGTCTGCGGATACGAAGGGAGCGATGCGCACACGCTTGCCGCCGTTGTCGAACTCATCCATGTCGCATCGCTCGTTCACGACGATGTCCTCGACGAAGCCGCGATCCGCCGGGGACGTGAGACGCTACAGACGAAATGGGGCAACAAAGTCGCAGTCCTCGTCGGAGATTACCTCCACGCACGCGTGCTTTCAATGCTTGTATCCCGCCGTGCGGACGATCCAGCGATGGCAATCCTCGCCGATACCACACAGGCAATGTGTGAAGGTGAGGTTATACACGCATACAAGAGCGGCGATTTCGACATCTCCGAAGCCGAATACCTCAAAATTATCAGTTTTAAAACCGGTAAACTGATCGCTGCGTCCTGCACCCTCGGTGCACATCTCGGAAACCCAACAGAAACACAACAAATTGACGCACTCACAACCTACGGACAACAGATCGGGACAGCCTTCCAAATTGTAGATGACCTGCTCGATTTCACAGAAGATTCCGATACATTGGGGAAAGACGCGTTCGGCGACCTCCGCGAAGGAAAACTCACCTTCCCCATCATCTATGCAAGATCTGTTTGCGATGACGATGAGAAACAGACGCTTGAAAAAGTGCTAAACCCTGGGACCGATGAAACCGAGGCGATTGCCTTTGTCGAGGCTCTGTTCCAACGATACGGTGTCGAGACCCACTGTTTGAAGATCGCCCAAGGCTATGCCGATCGCGCCAAAGCCGCATTGTCAACCTTACCGGAGATCCCTGCTCGCAGTGCCCTGGAACACCTCGCAGATTATGTTGTTTCACGCGAGTCCTAA
- the cobA gene encoding uroporphyrinogen-III C-methyltransferase: MNTPSTGIVYIVGAGPGDRKLITLKGVECLQRADVVIYDLLLNDALLEHCPVHAEKIKAPDPRTRTTRQNELNHLLVEHAKAGKTVIRLKGGDPYIFGRGGEEAVALTEAGIPFEIVPGITSAIAAAAYAGIPVTHRDYASSVAFVTGHSAALRPDSNINWAHLATAVDTLVVYMGVAHLHQIVERLIAHGRDPQTPVSLVRVGTTPQQHIVQGTLTDIVQKVEAAQLKSPAVIVVGEVNRLRRHLRWFDTKPLFGKRILVTRARAQASEFAGLLEANGAAVIQFPTIQIQPLEDVDIPPPNAYDWVIFTSANAVEIFYERLRESGKDARALGRSCICAVGAKTVEALNRIGIHPDFVPSHARGSAIAAEMKDVNGKKILLPRAKIAAADLPNGLREKGAHVNDVPLYDTLKVADDDDKRRDDIEADLLNGSIDFITFTSSSTVTNFLEMFPAHTPTALLANVQVAVIGPTTQKTALARDIRVDVVAKEASVESLVDAIIEA; the protein is encoded by the coding sequence ATGAACACACCGAGCACAGGTATTGTTTACATCGTAGGCGCTGGTCCCGGCGATAGAAAACTCATCACGCTCAAAGGTGTGGAGTGCCTTCAACGCGCCGATGTTGTCATCTATGACCTGTTGCTAAACGATGCGTTGTTGGAACATTGCCCCGTGCACGCCGAAAAAATCAAAGCCCCTGACCCAAGAACCCGAACGACACGCCAAAATGAGCTCAATCATTTGCTGGTTGAACATGCCAAAGCGGGTAAAACTGTTATTCGCCTGAAAGGCGGCGATCCGTATATATTCGGACGCGGTGGCGAAGAAGCGGTTGCTCTCACGGAAGCCGGTATCCCATTCGAGATTGTGCCGGGTATCACGTCTGCGATTGCTGCTGCTGCGTATGCTGGCATCCCGGTCACACACCGCGACTATGCCTCATCGGTCGCTTTTGTGACGGGGCATTCGGCGGCACTACGTCCAGATTCAAACATCAATTGGGCACACCTCGCCACAGCCGTCGATACGCTCGTTGTCTACATGGGGGTTGCGCACCTCCATCAGATTGTGGAGCGTCTGATCGCACACGGTAGAGACCCGCAAACTCCAGTCAGTTTAGTCCGCGTCGGAACGACACCGCAACAGCACATCGTCCAAGGCACGCTTACCGACATCGTGCAAAAAGTGGAGGCGGCGCAACTCAAAAGTCCGGCGGTTATCGTTGTGGGAGAGGTGAACCGACTACGCCGGCACCTCCGATGGTTTGATACCAAACCCCTTTTCGGGAAGCGGATCCTTGTCACACGTGCCCGTGCACAGGCAAGCGAATTCGCAGGTCTTTTGGAAGCAAACGGCGCAGCGGTCATCCAATTCCCCACGATACAGATTCAACCCCTTGAGGATGTGGACATACCGCCTCCCAACGCATACGATTGGGTTATCTTCACGAGTGCCAACGCCGTTGAAATTTTCTATGAACGTCTACGGGAAAGCGGAAAGGATGCCCGAGCGTTGGGTAGGAGCTGTATCTGCGCAGTTGGTGCGAAAACAGTGGAGGCTTTAAATCGCATCGGGATTCATCCCGATTTTGTTCCTTCTCACGCTCGCGGCAGTGCGATTGCCGCTGAAATGAAAGACGTGAATGGAAAGAAAATCCTCCTGCCACGTGCGAAAATCGCCGCTGCCGATCTCCCCAACGGTTTGCGCGAGAAGGGGGCACACGTCAACGATGTGCCGCTTTATGATACCCTCAAAGTGGCGGACGATGATGATAAAAGGCGAGACGACATCGAAGCAGACCTCCTGAACGGTAGCATCGACTTTATCACATTCACCAGTTCATCAACGGTTACGAATTTTTTGGAGATGTTCCCCGCACACACACCTACAGCCTTACTCGCGAATGTCCAGGTCGCCGTGATCGGTCCCACAACGCAGAAAACGGCACTGGCGCGTGATATACGGGTCGACGTGGTTGCGAAGGAGGCATCCGTTGAAAGTCTTGTGGACGCAATTATTGAGGCATGA
- a CDS encoding Ldh family oxidoreductase gives MRKARNDAPLFDMTVYPPLLILVWNSPSCQVFLAFQSKYSSSSNFVHDSNIGLCLIRNRASGRMDDKFLTGGDVMQEIVVDSAKLHDFARTLCEKAGLRSEDGETIAKHQVLTDLRGVHSHGTRALPGYLNLVLDGKMNPQPDLRIATEGPSFAVVDGDNGMGHLASTFAMATAIEKAKTTGIAAAGVRNAGHFGAAACYAIMAASNQMIGFSTTNTGGASIVAPGGAEAVVANNAMSYALPTGDGHPIVLDMACGVSAWGKIGTLRMYGKPIPEGWLIDETGQPTNDPEKGRFLAPAAGPRGYGLALIMGILAGPLSGGLMACNKAGDPSEHFFFAMDVASFTDYAGYVAEIQRGIDKIHASKTAEGVEQAYLPGEIEWNNYDNYLENGIPIHVDHLRGLAGIAEKLDVPICWEW, from the coding sequence CGTCTTCATCAAACTTCGTCCACGATTCAAATATCGGATTGTGCTTGATTCGTAACCGCGCCTCTGGTAGAATGGACGATAAATTCTTAACTGGAGGGGATGTTATGCAGGAAATTGTGGTAGATTCAGCGAAGTTACACGATTTCGCTCGGACGCTTTGTGAAAAGGCAGGCTTGCGTTCCGAGGATGGAGAGACAATCGCAAAACATCAGGTCCTCACGGATTTGCGGGGTGTGCATTCACACGGCACCCGCGCTTTACCGGGTTACCTTAATCTCGTGCTTGACGGGAAGATGAACCCACAACCTGACCTCCGCATTGCAACTGAGGGACCGAGTTTCGCTGTTGTTGACGGAGATAACGGAATGGGACATCTCGCAAGCACGTTCGCAATGGCGACGGCGATAGAGAAAGCGAAGACAACGGGTATCGCTGCCGCAGGGGTTCGCAACGCCGGCCATTTCGGGGCAGCGGCATGCTACGCAATTATGGCGGCATCGAACCAGATGATCGGGTTTTCAACGACGAACACAGGGGGCGCCTCTATTGTAGCACCCGGGGGTGCAGAAGCCGTAGTCGCCAATAATGCCATGAGTTACGCCTTGCCTACTGGCGATGGGCATCCGATTGTGTTGGATATGGCGTGTGGTGTTTCCGCATGGGGGAAGATCGGCACACTCCGAATGTATGGAAAACCGATTCCTGAAGGGTGGCTCATAGATGAAACGGGGCAACCCACCAACGATCCAGAGAAGGGACGTTTCCTCGCACCCGCAGCGGGACCCCGGGGTTACGGATTGGCACTCATCATGGGCATCTTAGCGGGTCCTTTGAGCGGTGGCTTGATGGCTTGTAATAAGGCAGGCGACCCCTCTGAACACTTCTTTTTTGCGATGGACGTTGCGAGTTTCACAGACTACGCGGGTTACGTTGCGGAAATCCAGCGAGGTATTGACAAAATTCACGCCTCGAAAACGGCAGAAGGCGTGGAACAGGCATATCTCCCCGGCGAAATTGAGTGGAATAACTACGATAATTACCTTGAAAACGGCATTCCGATCCATGTAGACCATTTACGCGGTCTCGCTGGTATTGCTGAGAAGTTGGACGTTCCCATCTGTTGGGAATGGTAG
- the hemC gene encoding hydroxymethylbilane synthase has product MKIRSKNKVRNNDAGDSSERKSVKQETSSIAPQGKIKKLVIGTRGSQLALWQAHFVKNQLERHFPTLEVSLKTIKTTGDTIQNRSLVGLGKGIFTKEIENALLTGTIDLAVHSLKDLPTELPEGLCIAAIPTREDPRDVLVTDTGSPLEDLPEGAKIGTTSPRRKAQLLYIRPDLQVVDVRGNIDTRLRKLYETDLDGIILAAAGIKRLLDPEIITQFFDTEQMVPAVGQGALGIEVREGDDRVEQLLLPLHDPSATAETTAERAVLESLGGGCQVPIGAHAKHVAGELSLIGAVCHPDGTRRIVGSTTGTPDIAQHLGGIVAEKLRNSGATELLKEQENDK; this is encoded by the coding sequence ATGAAAATTAGAAGCAAAAACAAAGTCCGCAACAACGACGCGGGCGACTCGTCGGAAAGGAAATCCGTCAAACAGGAAACCTCCTCAATTGCTCCGCAAGGGAAAATTAAAAAACTCGTAATTGGGACACGCGGCAGTCAACTCGCGCTTTGGCAGGCACACTTCGTCAAAAATCAATTGGAACGCCATTTCCCCACCTTGGAAGTCTCCCTCAAGACCATCAAAACTACCGGTGATACAATCCAAAACCGCTCGTTAGTTGGCCTGGGCAAAGGTATTTTCACGAAAGAGATAGAAAACGCGCTCTTAACCGGCACCATCGACCTCGCTGTCCACAGTTTGAAAGACCTCCCGACAGAATTGCCGGAGGGGCTTTGCATTGCCGCCATCCCGACGCGAGAAGACCCGCGCGACGTGCTGGTCACAGACACAGGATCGCCTTTAGAAGACTTGCCGGAAGGCGCGAAGATCGGCACGACAAGCCCACGCCGAAAAGCGCAACTCCTCTATATCCGTCCAGATCTGCAAGTCGTTGATGTGCGAGGCAACATTGATACGCGGTTGCGTAAACTTTACGAAACCGATCTCGACGGAATTATCCTCGCTGCGGCAGGCATCAAACGGCTCCTCGATCCAGAAATTATCACACAATTCTTTGACACGGAACAGATGGTCCCGGCGGTTGGACAGGGCGCGCTCGGGATTGAAGTGCGGGAGGGCGACGATAGGGTTGAACAACTACTGCTGCCCCTGCATGACCCTTCAGCAACAGCAGAAACCACAGCGGAACGAGCTGTTTTGGAAAGTCTCGGTGGCGGATGCCAAGTGCCGATTGGTGCACATGCGAAACATGTTGCGGGTGAACTCTCGCTCATCGGTGCGGTTTGTCATCCAGACGGGACGCGACGTATTGTGGGGAGCACCACGGGAACGCCAGATATAGCACAACACCTGGGCGGAATTGTTGCCGAAAAACTTCGGAACAGTGGGGCAACAGAACTGTTGAAGGAACAGGAGAACGATAAATGA